The Desulfobacterales bacterium region AATTGAATAGCTTGTAAAATCGGGATGTTAAGCTGAATTAATCCGGAGGGCGGAATTTTTGAAACTGTCATTTTTTAGAAAAATTGCGAAACAAATTTCGAATAGTTTCAAATTTTGCGCGCGGTCAGTCGGCGAACAGTTTTCTGCGTCGATATCGAAATGTGTGATGGTTCATTTTTAACAGGCCGGCCGCCTTGGATTCGTTTCCACTGGTCATGTTGTAAGCCTGTTGTATATAATATTTTTCGATCGACATCAGTATGCCGGGCAGGTCGATACCACCGGCGGGAAGGGGGGAAATCTGCATTCCGTTGATACCCTGAGGACCGATGTCGCACCGGTCGGCATTTTCAAATCCTAAGTCCAGCGCGGTAAGTTCCGGACCGCTGCCTATGAGAACGCCGCGTTCAATAATATTTCTGAATTCTCTTATATTTCCGGTCCATCTGTAAGTCATCATTGCCTGCAGTGCTTCCGGAGAGATTCCGATAAAGCTTTTGTTGAATTTTTTTCCGAATTTATACAAAAAATACTTGGCCAGAGGGATGATGTCTTCTTTGCGTTCGTTTAATGAAGGGATATGAACCTTGATGACGCCCAATCGAAAATAAAGATCTTTTCTGAAACGGCCCTCTTCGACCATTTTGTCCACATTCCGGTTGGTGGCCGATACTACACGGGTTTTAATGCTGATTTTTCGGGTGCAGCCGACCTTGTAAAATTCGCCTTCTTCCAGAAACCGAAGCAGTTTTGCCTGGGTTTCCAGATCCAAATCCCCGACTTCATCGAGAAACAGGGTGCCACCTGCCGCTTCTTCAATCAGTCCTTTTTTCCCCGATGTACTGGCCCCGGTGAACGCTCCTTTTTCATATCCGAACAGTTCGCTTTCAACGATCTCCCGCGGAAGCGAAGCGCAGTTTACGGCGATAAACGGGCCTTTGTAATTGGGGCTTCGGTAATGGATGGCATGGGCTATCAATTCTTTGCCCGTTCCGGTTTCCCCAAGGATGAGAATAGGCGTGTCCGGGCTTTTGGCCACCATTTTTATAAATTCCATGACATCCCGGATGGCTTTGCTTTCTTCGATAAAACAGGGCAGATGATCTTCGAGCTGTTTTTCCTGGAGGGCCAGGACCTCCTTTTTCAGCCGGATGGTTTCAAATGCGTTGTGAATCGTTTTTTCAAGTGTCTTGATGTGTACCGGTTTTACAATATAATCATGAGCGCCGGATTTCATGGTCGATATCACGGTTTGAATATCTTCATCGGCCGTCAGCATCACAGCGAGTATCTCCGGGTACAGCTGTTTGATCTTATTCAGTGCTTTAATGCCATCCATGCCCGGAAGGCCGATATCGAGCAGAATCAGATC contains the following coding sequences:
- a CDS encoding sigma-54 dependent transcriptional regulator; translated protein: MISYSIFIVDDDPFILNLLKEALSSDYKIAGFSSAEAAFNTLKHTQPDLILLDIGLPGMDGIKALNKIKQLYPEILAVMLTADEDIQTVISTMKSGAHDYIVKPVHIKTLEKTIHNAFETIRLKKEVLALQEKQLEDHLPCFIEESKAIRDVMEFIKMVAKSPDTPILILGETGTGKELIAHAIHYRSPNYKGPFIAVNCASLPREIVESELFGYEKGAFTGASTSGKKGLIEEAAGGTLFLDEVGDLDLETQAKLLRFLEEGEFYKVGCTRKISIKTRVVSATNRNVDKMVEEGRFRKDLYFRLGVIKVHIPSLNERKEDIIPLAKYFLYKFGKKFNKSFIGISPEALQAMMTYRWTGNIREFRNIIERGVLIGSGPELTALDLGFENADRCDIGPQGINGMQISPLPAGGIDLPGILMSIEKYYIQQAYNMTSGNESKAAGLLKMNHHTFRYRRRKLFAD